In [Clostridium] cellulosi, one genomic interval encodes:
- the DnaC gene encoding DNA replication protein (High confidence in function and specificity), giving the protein MADITEIRELAQKLNLWNIARGYIDLNDEKLSNLDYLKMVLEKELEIRARQKHTKLRKASKLPNKAFDASDSNKGLKWQIKQLSNLTWLKEEQNLILLGKCGTGKTGLAAQLGETAISNGHKTYYAPFDNFIAVAEKKATNPKAEAIFSYMQECDLIIIDDVFYVEPTRAELQVFYRAVTFLNETRSIIFITNRELSAWIDAAEDKHLCQTLLDRMTVNCQIVRLTDK; this is encoded by the coding sequence ATGGCTGATATAACAGAAATCCGTGAATTGGCCCAAAAGCTCAACCTTTGGAATATCGCAAGGGGATATATTGATTTGAATGATGAGAAACTATCAAACCTTGACTATCTTAAGATGGTGTTAGAAAAAGAATTGGAGATTAGGGCCAGACAAAAACACACCAAGCTGAGGAAGGCAAGTAAGCTTCCAAACAAAGCATTTGACGCATCGGACTCAAACAAGGGCTTAAAATGGCAGATTAAACAGTTATCCAACCTGACATGGCTTAAGGAAGAGCAAAACTTAATCCTGCTGGGAAAATGCGGGACGGGTAAGACCGGTCTTGCAGCGCAACTTGGAGAAACTGCAATCAGCAATGGACATAAAACCTATTATGCGCCTTTTGATAATTTTATCGCAGTGGCAGAAAAGAAAGCCACAAATCCAAAAGCAGAAGCGATCTTTTCTTATATGCAGGAATGTGACTTAATTATTATTGATGATGTCTTTTATGTGGAACCAACCAGGGCAGAACTGCAGGTTTTCTACCGGGCAGTTACCTTTCTTAATGAAACCAGAAGCATTATTTTTATAACCAATCGTGAACTGTCAGCATGGATAGATGCAGCTGAGGATAAGCATCTTTGCCAGACTTTATTGGACAGAATGACGGTCAATTGTCAAATTGTTCGTTTGACTGACAAGTAA
- a CDS encoding hypothetical protein (High confidence in function and specificity) translates to MLSIEEYIARRKKEDRLNEFDIEARSQNLKICVDYVFEYFNNYLNTTEAEEKTVLHSEKLDKYRKQLQDYEPEIREWVVGIYDEHGKQIHRYIGNILREYELFFLYNTDSEFRNISYDCYTKLIKKLPFLKDQTEMLFLFIKDYHRVQSQKHFEFGVPTITEEISDWINNTWTKYQVNLLAFAYDWINNFYDNEEIWPSTHRKKSQYTWRKYDYDYKQKSNLFNIDSLYRRMPKKPFIKGRKQEFEILFMYYWLHYVEGDDEGYWQQYLETVLPVLKRA, encoded by the coding sequence ATGCTGAGTATTGAAGAGTATATTGCTCGTAGAAAAAAAGAGGATAGACTCAATGAATTTGATATTGAAGCACGTTCTCAAAATTTAAAAATTTGTGTGGATTACGTATTTGAGTACTTTAACAACTATTTGAATACTACTGAAGCCGAAGAAAAAACAGTACTTCATAGTGAAAAATTAGACAAGTATCGTAAGCAGCTTCAAGATTATGAGCCTGAAATTAGAGAATGGGTGGTGGGTATTTACGATGAACATGGAAAACAGATCCACAGGTATATCGGTAATATACTGAGAGAGTATGAACTGTTTTTCCTATATAATACGGACAGCGAGTTTAGAAATATTTCATATGATTGCTATACTAAACTTATTAAAAAACTGCCATTTCTTAAAGATCAGACTGAAATGCTTTTCCTTTTTATCAAAGATTATCATCGGGTTCAAAGCCAAAAGCATTTTGAGTTTGGAGTACCGACAATTACTGAAGAAATTAGTGATTGGATCAATAATACATGGACAAAATATCAGGTTAATCTTCTTGCTTTTGCATATGATTGGATAAATAATTTTTATGATAATGAGGAAATTTGGCCTTCAACACATAGAAAGAAGAGTCAATATACTTGGAGAAAGTATGACTACGATTATAAGCAGAAAAGTAATCTCTTTAATATTGATTCACTATACAGAAGAATGCCGAAAAAGCCTTTTATAAAAGGCAGAAAGCAGGAATTTGAAATTCTGTTTATGTATTATTGGCTTCATTATGTGGAAGGTGATGACGAAGGATATTGGCAGCAATATTTAGAGACTGTTTTGCCAGTATTAAAAAGGGCGTAG
- the CaiA gene encoding acyl-CoA dehydrogenases (High confidence in function and specificity), with protein sequence MHSDILEEEPQTILYDLDRVYVVSENLGNIIFVPAFEEYVKRIGYNVSLCRPRDPQSKGKVEEVIGYIKQSFLEGRIYTGIDCLNSAALAWLDREGNGRIHTVTRKVPREMFMEEQKYLLHVKPYSEVSSTVASFDKDGVVSYKGNRYLINTGMMDAHKRIRIEDDGEMLLFYDAETNDLLAKYPVTKDTGQLFKPEENYSRDRVSLTIIKQYFAEYEIAQEFIRLMELQQPKYFNSHCIRINRMTKFYTIGQLLDGIEYCIDTERCSAYELLAYLMYQYGEHIAKKFLPNQQYFNHMARSKEIRREIDG encoded by the coding sequence ATGCATTCCGATATTTTGGAGGAAGAACCACAGACTATTCTTTATGACCTTGACCGTGTCTATGTAGTCAGTGAAAATCTGGGGAATATCATATTCGTACCCGCCTTTGAAGAATATGTTAAGCGTATAGGTTACAATGTTTCGCTATGTAGACCAAGAGATCCTCAAAGTAAAGGCAAGGTTGAAGAGGTGATTGGATACATAAAGCAAAGTTTTCTTGAGGGCAGGATATACACCGGAATTGATTGCCTTAACAGTGCTGCCCTTGCATGGTTGGATAGGGAAGGCAACGGGCGAATACATACTGTGACCAGAAAAGTGCCGCGTGAAATGTTCATGGAAGAGCAAAAATACCTGCTCCATGTCAAACCTTATTCCGAAGTATCAAGCACTGTGGCCTCCTTTGATAAGGATGGAGTGGTAAGTTATAAAGGCAACCGTTATCTGATTAATACAGGTATGATGGATGCTCATAAACGCATTCGCATTGAAGATGATGGTGAAATGCTTTTGTTCTATGATGCTGAAACAAATGATTTATTGGCTAAATATCCAGTCACAAAAGATACCGGGCAGTTGTTCAAACCAGAAGAAAATTACAGCAGAGACAGGGTTTCTTTAACCATCATAAAACAATATTTTGCAGAATACGAAATAGCTCAGGAATTCATCCGGCTTATGGAGTTACAGCAACCAAAATATTTTAATTCCCATTGTATTCGAATAAACCGGATGACAAAGTTTTATACAATTGGACAATTGCTTGATGGAATAGAATACTGCATTGATACTGAACGCTGCAGTGCCTATGAGCTTTTGGCTTATCTCATGTATCAGTACGGAGAGCATATAGCTAAGAAGTTTTTGCCGAATCAGCAGTATTTTAACCATATGGCGAGGAGTAAAGAAATAAGGAGGGAAATCGATGGCTGA
- a CDS encoding Resolvase domain (High confidence in function and specificity): MFCTASTILEDTLKEKIVEAINVAVSGKNSFLAILKKNIETVLSEDLDESTADIDKRLEELQTELIQKANSKEAYDNIVNEIYRLRDLRQETLSRNALRQDKRDRIAEMTDFLNTQTGDITEFDDKLVRKLVEKATVYDDRLMVEFKSGLEIEVNL, from the coding sequence TTGTTTTGTACCGCTTCCACTATACTTGAAGATACGCTTAAAGAGAAAATTGTAGAGGCCATCAATGTAGCGGTCAGCGGAAAAAACTCTTTTCTGGCTATACTGAAAAAGAATATTGAAACCGTATTAAGCGAGGATTTGGATGAGAGTACAGCAGATATTGATAAAAGGCTGGAAGAACTCCAAACCGAGTTGATCCAAAAGGCAAATTCAAAGGAAGCATACGATAATATTGTCAACGAGATTTACCGCTTACGGGACTTAAGGCAAGAAACACTTTCAAGAAACGCTCTCCGTCAAGATAAGAGGGATCGGATTGCTGAGATGACGGACTTTCTTAACACGCAAACCGGTGATATTACGGAGTTTGATGATAAACTGGTCAGAAAACTAGTTGAAAAAGCAACGGTATATGATGACAGGTTAATGGTAGAGTTTAAGTCGGGATTAGAAATAGAAGTGAATCTATAG
- a CDS encoding hypothetical protein (High confidence in function and specificity) has translation MKMSKCCCSSENCCQPQPKKPINIDFLYLDTTVCGRCQDTEKALDEAVSSVAVVLNAAGYEVKVNKVNITTKELAIKYQFISSPTIRVNGNDIAVELRESLCEDCGTLCGDNVDCRVWVYNGVEYTSPPKELIVDAILREVYNTGQREPERKAYQLPENLKKYFIAKAYKDKAERCEKGGNTI, from the coding sequence ATGAAAATGAGTAAATGTTGTTGTTCTTCCGAGAATTGTTGCCAGCCGCAGCCGAAAAAACCGATCAACATAGATTTTCTGTATCTGGACACGACCGTTTGCGGTAGATGCCAGGATACTGAAAAGGCACTGGATGAAGCAGTTTCCAGCGTAGCCGTGGTACTTAATGCGGCAGGTTATGAAGTCAAGGTAAACAAAGTAAATATTACAACGAAGGAGTTGGCAATTAAATATCAATTTATCAGTTCGCCGACCATCCGCGTGAATGGAAATGACATCGCAGTAGAGCTCAGAGAATCACTTTGCGAGGATTGTGGAACGCTTTGCGGAGATAATGTTGACTGCCGTGTATGGGTATATAATGGAGTCGAATACACGTCCCCTCCAAAGGAATTGATTGTGGACGCCATCCTGCGCGAGGTATATAACACCGGGCAACGTGAGCCTGAGCGCAAAGCCTATCAGCTTCCTGAAAATCTAAAGAAATATTTTATAGCCAAGGCATACAAGGATAAAGCTGAACGGTGTGAGAAAGGCGGTAATACGATATGA
- a CDS encoding arsenical-resistance protein (High confidence in function and specificity), which translates to MSREKTQGIGFFEKYLTVWVLLCMAVGILIGKFLPGIPAFLGRFEYANVSIPMAILIWLMIYPMMLKVDFQSIKNVGKNPKGLFVTWITNWLIKPFTMFGIAWLFFFVIFKPLIPAELAQDYLAGAILLGAAPCTAMVFVWSYLTRGNAAYTVVQVATNDIIILFAFTPIVAFLLGVGGVTIPWDTLILSVVLFVVIPLAGGIITRNTITKKRGPEYFEKSFIPKFGNITTIGLLLTLIIIFSFQGDVILNNPLHIVLIAIPLILQTFLVFFIAYLASKAIKLPHEIAAPAGMIGASNFFELAVAVAISLFGTQSPAALATIVGVLTEVPVMLILVKIANNTRHWFPAERSV; encoded by the coding sequence ATGAGCAGAGAAAAAACACAAGGAATCGGTTTCTTTGAAAAATACTTAACGGTTTGGGTGCTTCTTTGTATGGCAGTGGGTATCCTGATTGGAAAGTTTTTGCCCGGAATCCCGGCATTTTTGGGACGTTTTGAATACGCGAACGTATCAATACCTATGGCGATTCTAATCTGGCTTATGATATATCCGATGATGCTGAAGGTGGATTTTCAAAGCATTAAAAATGTTGGGAAAAATCCTAAGGGGCTTTTTGTTACATGGATAACCAACTGGCTGATAAAGCCTTTTACCATGTTCGGCATCGCGTGGCTGTTTTTCTTCGTAATTTTTAAACCTCTAATTCCGGCAGAATTGGCACAAGACTATCTTGCGGGAGCAATACTTCTTGGAGCGGCACCGTGTACAGCGATGGTATTTGTATGGAGTTATTTGACCCGTGGCAACGCGGCTTATACCGTTGTGCAGGTGGCAACAAATGATATTATCATCCTCTTCGCTTTCACACCCATAGTTGCGTTTCTTCTGGGTGTTGGCGGTGTCACCATACCTTGGGACACTCTTATTTTGTCCGTAGTATTGTTTGTTGTTATCCCGCTGGCTGGCGGAATAATCACCCGTAATACCATCACAAAAAAGCGTGGTCCCGAGTATTTTGAAAAGAGTTTCATACCGAAGTTCGGAAATATCACGACCATAGGTCTATTGCTGACATTAATAATAATCTTTTCATTCCAGGGCGATGTAATTCTGAATAATCCACTGCATATTGTTTTGATTGCCATACCGTTGATTCTTCAGACTTTCCTAGTCTTTTTCATTGCATACCTGGCAAGCAAGGCTATAAAACTGCCCCATGAGATAGCAGCGCCTGCCGGTATGATTGGTGCCTCAAACTTTTTTGAACTGGCAGTTGCCGTCGCGATTTCATTATTTGGAACACAAAGTCCGGCTGCACTTGCCACCATTGTAGGGGTTCTGACGGAAGTACCTGTTATGTTGATATTAGTGAAGATAGCGAATAATACAAGGCACTGGTTCCCTGCGGAAAGGAGTGTTTAA
- a CDS encoding ArsR family transcriptional regulator (High confidence in function and specificity), with the protein MDYYLENTKVFKALGDPKRAMIVDMLSCGELCACNILEKFEMSQSTLSHHMKILCECGIVKAREEGKWTYYSLDDDTISKTKQFFCAITSNKENCICKDNSICCKGCNENE; encoded by the coding sequence ATGGACTACTACTTGGAGAACACGAAAGTGTTTAAAGCGTTGGGAGATCCCAAAAGAGCGATGATTGTAGATATGCTTTCCTGCGGGGAACTTTGTGCCTGCAATATTCTGGAGAAGTTTGAAATGTCCCAATCCACACTGTCTCATCACATGAAAATCCTGTGTGAATGTGGGATTGTTAAAGCGCGGGAAGAAGGTAAATGGACGTATTACTCTCTGGATGATGATACTATCAGCAAAACAAAACAGTTTTTCTGTGCTATCACTTCCAATAAGGAAAATTGTATTTGCAAAGATAACTCAATTTGTTGTAAGGGGTGTAATGAAAATGAGTAA
- a CDS encoding hypothetical protein (High confidence in function and specificity) — translation MAQIQSLMRAVINFYNFNNRNAPVVITRVKEHDSERMCMDRLERAILISCDEDCKATPSRYAIWGEDIRSLSIAAKEAMKNGNIEQAEKLLNQVINSMGAFIDAQLILSNLPGNINFVKSKDIIKSYIASLQENSEVSDSEKDYLIDSMKEIMNSIE, via the coding sequence TTGGCTCAAATACAATCATTGATGCGGGCTGTAATAAACTTTTATAATTTTAATAACAGAAATGCTCCCGTAGTAATCACGAGAGTAAAAGAACACGACAGTGAAAGAATGTGCATGGACAGACTAGAAAGAGCGATTCTTATCTCATGTGATGAAGACTGCAAGGCAACTCCATCAAGATATGCAATATGGGGAGAAGACATCCGTAGCCTTAGTATTGCTGCAAAAGAAGCGATGAAAAACGGGAACATCGAACAAGCAGAAAAATTATTGAATCAAGTTATTAATAGTATGGGCGCATTTATAGACGCTCAATTGATACTAAGCAATTTACCTGGAAACATTAACTTTGTAAAATCCAAAGATATTATTAAATCCTATATTGCCAGCCTGCAAGAGAACAGCGAGGTGTCAGATTCTGAAAAGGACTATTTAATTGACAGCATGAAAGAGATAATGAATAGCATTGAGTAA
- a CDS encoding protein tyrosine phosphatase (High confidence in function and specificity) yields the protein MIKVAFICVHNSCRSQIAEALGKHLAGDVFESYSAGTETKPQINQDAVRLMKELYDIDMEKNQYPKLLDDIPPVDIVITMGCNVECPYLPCKHREDWGLDDPTGKSDEEFKKVISIIEARIIELKKKLI from the coding sequence ATGATAAAGGTTGCATTTATTTGTGTTCATAATTCATGTCGAAGCCAAATAGCTGAGGCATTGGGCAAACATTTAGCAGGAGATGTATTTGAAAGCTATTCTGCTGGCACAGAAACAAAACCCCAAATTAATCAGGATGCTGTGCGTCTAATGAAAGAGCTTTATGATATAGATATGGAGAAAAACCAATATCCAAAGTTGCTTGATGATATCCCACCGGTAGATATTGTAATTACAATGGGATGCAATGTGGAATGCCCTTACCTTCCCTGCAAGCATAGAGAGGATTGGGGATTGGATGATCCTACTGGTAAGAGTGATGAAGAATTTAAAAAAGTTATTTCAATTATTGAAGCCCGAATAATTGAATTGAAGAAGAAACTGATATAA
- the arsA gene encoding Arsenical pump-driving ATPase (High confidence in function and specificity) produces the protein MNKFDPQNIHLTKYLFYTGKGGVGKTSVACATAVSLADKGKRVLLISTDPASNLQDVFSIELSNKGTPIPGVPNLYVANLDPIQAAAEYRESVIAPYRGKLPASVIANMEEQLSGSCTIEIAAFNEFSNFITDEKVQQEYDHIIFDTAPTGHTLRMLQLPSAWSRFISESTHGASCLGQLSGLESKKSIYQQAVETLSDGSQTTLILVTRPETAPFKEAERASNELFALGVNNQMLVINGLLMEHTDALSNSLYEKQQAAISNMPKALKAFPIYIVPLRSYNVTGLENVRALLTTDYVPTEPRKLNTDHIPSLSDVIDELAAEGKRVIFTMGKGGVGKTTVAAAVALGLAKRGKKVHLTTTDPAAHLKFVIDETSGISMSHIDEAKELKKYQQEVLSKARASGMSDEDIAYIEEDLRSPCTQEIAVFRAFAELVDMADDQVVVIDTAPTGHTLLLLESTQSYNHEIQRTKGEIPESVARLLPRLKSDETEVIIVTLPEATPVYEALRLEDDLKRAGIAAKWWVVNQSLYGTDTTNHILKAKAAGEIEWLNRINEHANGKFALISWSPEDIKGERLLAL, from the coding sequence GTGAATAAATTCGATCCGCAAAACATCCATTTAACGAAATATCTTTTCTATACCGGCAAGGGTGGCGTTGGTAAAACCAGCGTCGCCTGTGCCACCGCCGTTTCTCTCGCAGACAAAGGCAAACGTGTGCTGCTCATCAGTACCGACCCGGCTTCCAACCTCCAAGACGTGTTCTCGATTGAATTGAGCAACAAAGGTACGCCTATCCCCGGTGTGCCTAATCTATATGTGGCTAACCTCGACCCTATACAGGCCGCAGCTGAGTATCGGGAGAGCGTAATCGCGCCTTATCGGGGTAAGTTGCCCGCTTCTGTTATCGCAAATATGGAGGAGCAGCTTTCTGGCTCCTGCACAATAGAAATAGCAGCATTCAACGAGTTCTCTAATTTCATAACAGACGAAAAGGTTCAGCAGGAATACGATCATATTATTTTTGATACTGCTCCTACTGGCCATACCCTACGAATGCTTCAGCTTCCTTCTGCTTGGAGCAGGTTCATAAGTGAAAGCACGCATGGCGCATCCTGCCTCGGTCAACTATCAGGTTTAGAGAGCAAAAAATCGATTTACCAGCAAGCTGTGGAAACATTGTCGGATGGCAGTCAGACTACATTAATACTTGTTACCAGACCGGAAACTGCACCATTTAAAGAAGCTGAACGTGCTTCCAATGAATTGTTTGCGTTAGGTGTTAACAATCAGATGCTGGTTATCAATGGATTATTGATGGAGCATACAGACGCTCTATCAAACAGCCTTTACGAAAAACAGCAGGCAGCTATATCTAATATGCCGAAAGCCTTAAAGGCGTTTCCAATCTATATAGTACCTTTACGCTCGTATAATGTCACTGGTTTGGAAAATGTGCGTGCTTTGCTTACCACCGACTATGTCCCTACTGAGCCGCGAAAGTTGAATACTGACCATATTCCTTCGCTCAGCGATGTGATAGATGAATTAGCAGCAGAAGGCAAGCGTGTAATATTTACGATGGGAAAAGGCGGTGTAGGCAAGACCACCGTTGCGGCTGCTGTTGCGTTAGGACTTGCAAAGCGAGGAAAGAAAGTCCACCTTACCACTACTGACCCGGCTGCACATTTAAAATTTGTGATAGACGAAACAAGCGGTATATCCATGAGCCATATTGATGAAGCTAAGGAGCTTAAAAAGTATCAGCAAGAGGTGCTCTCCAAGGCACGCGCATCCGGTATGAGTGACGAGGATATTGCCTATATCGAAGAAGATCTTCGCTCACCCTGCACACAGGAGATCGCTGTTTTCCGTGCATTTGCGGAATTAGTTGACATGGCAGACGATCAGGTGGTAGTTATAGACACTGCTCCTACAGGTCACACCCTGCTCCTGTTGGAGTCCACACAGAGTTATAATCACGAAATACAACGTACTAAGGGTGAAATACCTGAATCGGTGGCACGACTGTTGCCGCGGTTGAAATCAGACGAAACCGAGGTCATTATTGTGACCCTACCGGAAGCGACTCCCGTTTATGAGGCTCTTCGTCTTGAAGATGATTTAAAGCGTGCGGGCATCGCCGCTAAGTGGTGGGTGGTCAATCAGTCACTTTATGGCACGGATACGACAAATCACATACTGAAGGCTAAGGCAGCTGGTGAAATAGAATGGCTCAACCGCATCAATGAACATGCAAATGGGAAGTTCGCACTGATTTCATGGAGTCCTGAAGATATCAAGGGTGAACGCTTATTGGCGCTGTAA
- a CDS encoding Methyltransferase type 11 (High confidence in function and specificity), producing the protein MKSKEYFDRISNEWDEIRQSFFSDSIREKTCEAAQVKEGLTAVDVGAGTGFVTQELLNRKLRVVAIDQSQEMLDVLKQKYSSVGEIVCLQADAYSLPLESDSVDYVMANMFLHHVENPGQAISEMTRILKPGGKLVIADLDRHDYEFLRKEQFDVWLGFERSDIRKWFTEANLSNIKIEDLNEQCCCDSCESCSSAAINIFIASAEKSSI; encoded by the coding sequence ATGAAGAGTAAAGAATATTTTGACCGAATATCAAACGAGTGGGATGAAATAAGACAATCTTTTTTCTCCGACAGTATCCGGGAGAAAACGTGCGAGGCTGCACAGGTAAAAGAAGGTTTGACTGCTGTTGATGTCGGCGCAGGTACCGGCTTTGTAACGCAGGAACTGCTTAACAGAAAGCTTCGCGTAGTAGCAATCGACCAGTCGCAGGAAATGCTTGATGTATTAAAGCAGAAATACAGTTCTGTCGGTGAGATCGTCTGCTTACAGGCGGATGCATATTCGCTTCCTCTGGAAAGTGACAGCGTCGATTATGTGATGGCAAATATGTTCTTGCATCATGTTGAAAATCCGGGTCAGGCGATTTCAGAGATGACACGCATACTGAAGCCCGGTGGTAAATTAGTGATTGCTGATCTGGACCGGCATGATTATGAGTTTTTACGCAAAGAACAGTTTGATGTCTGGCTTGGCTTTGAACGCTCGGATATCAGAAAATGGTTTACCGAAGCGAACTTGTCCAATATAAAAATTGAAGACTTAAATGAACAATGCTGCTGCGATTCCTGTGAATCCTGCAGTAGTGCCGCAATTAACATCTTTATTGCTTCAGCTGAAAAATCATCTATATAA
- a CDS encoding hypothetical protein (High confidence in function and specificity): protein MDIRIDSLIPFDSLKTNIDHVFSVVEKNGKVVLLKDNKPVYIVLKYDENNLTDAGIGMSEKPNYTLHEAMRIVLSEAKNKTMHAAELADEIYKRRLYLKKDGSKAEYTQIRARCGHYPDMFEALPGNYIKLKED from the coding sequence ATGGATATTAGAATAGACAGCTTAATTCCCTTTGATTCATTGAAAACCAATATAGATCATGTATTCTCTGTTGTTGAGAAGAACGGAAAAGTTGTTCTGCTTAAAGATAATAAGCCGGTTTATATAGTCTTAAAATACGATGAAAATAATTTAACTGACGCAGGAATTGGCATGAGCGAAAAGCCTAACTATACGCTTCATGAAGCTATGAGAATTGTCTTATCAGAGGCGAAAAACAAAACGATGCATGCTGCTGAACTTGCCGATGAGATATATAAGCGTAGGCTGTATTTAAAAAAGGATGGTAGCAAGGCGGAGTATACACAGATAAGGGCGAGGTGCGGGCATTACCCGGATATGTTTGAAGCACTGCCAGGCAACTACATTAAGTTGAAGGAGGATTAG
- a CDS encoding transposase (High confidence in function and specificity), with translation MIGIEQYRKIQEYKELGLAQTKTAKALGITYSSVSKYWIMSEEDYVREAEKERYHMDNYRQYILEHLKICPQMRDTNIYLKLVEAFPDLQVKRATFYRYMKALREQHGYPHASKRKTSPREISPPGYEAQTDFGQYKLKDMYGRIVRIYFFSMVLSYSRMKFVYFSPDPFTTKTAIKAHNYAFRYFGGRTTDYSL, from the coding sequence ATGATCGGCATTGAACAATACCGAAAAATCCAGGAGTACAAAGAACTTGGACTTGCTCAGACAAAAACCGCAAAAGCACTGGGGATAACCTATTCTTCTGTCAGTAAATACTGGATTATGAGCGAAGAAGATTATGTAAGGGAAGCTGAAAAGGAAAGGTACCACATGGATAACTACCGTCAGTACATACTGGAACATTTGAAAATTTGTCCACAAATGAGGGATACAAACATCTATCTCAAATTGGTGGAGGCCTTCCCTGATCTACAAGTTAAACGAGCTACATTTTACCGCTATATGAAAGCCTTAAGGGAACAGCACGGGTATCCGCATGCCAGTAAACGTAAAACCTCACCCCGTGAAATTTCTCCACCGGGATATGAAGCGCAGACGGATTTTGGTCAATACAAACTTAAGGATATGTACGGGCGAATTGTACGAATATATTTCTTTTCCATGGTTCTGAGTTATAGCAGAATGAAATTTGTTTATTTTTCACCGGATCCCTTTACAACCAAAACAGCCATTAAAGCTCATAACTATGCATTCCGATATTTTGGAGGAAGAACCACAGACTATTCTTTATGA